A stretch of the Takifugu flavidus isolate HTHZ2018 chromosome 1, ASM371156v2, whole genome shotgun sequence genome encodes the following:
- the LOC130537906 gene encoding dual specificity protein phosphatase 13-like isoform X2, with protein sequence MSTEPVKKTLQDRGPVWSVKELVTVLYGGKRFGNHVDEVWPNLFLGDMSVANDRYSLWKLGISHVVNAAHGSPHCQGCRDFYGSSVDYYGVPADDSPTFDLSPYFFPSADYIKKALDGAGARVFVHCAVGVSRSAAVVLAYLMIHQRLGLLEAILKVKEHRWIFPNRGFLKQLRALDVGLQEATLRAPPQQR encoded by the exons ATGAGCACAGAACCAGTTAAGAAGACTCTCCAGGACAGGGGTCCAGTTTGGAGTGTAAAAGAGCTGGTAACTGTTTTGTATGGCGGTAAACGGTTTGGTAACCACGTGGACGAAGTCTGGCCCAACCTGTTCCTCGGTGACAT GTCCGTGGCCAACGACCGCTACAGCCTATGGAAACTGGGAATCAGCCATGTCGTGAACGCGGCTCACGGGAGCCCACATTGTCAGGGCTGTCGTGACTTCTACGGCTCCTCTGTGGACTACTACGGCGTGCCAGCTGATGATtcgccgacctttgacctttctccCTATTTCTTCCCCTCCGCTGACTATATTAAGAAGGCGCTCGACGGCGCGGGCG CTCGGGTCTTTGTCCACTGTGCTGTCGGGGTGAGCAGGTCGGCCGCCGTCGTCCTGGCCTACCTGATGATCCACCAGCGCCTCGGCCTGCTGGAGGCCATCCTCAAGGTCAAAGAGCACCGCTGGATCTTCCCAAACAGGGGCTTCTTGAAACAGCTGCGAGCTCTGGACGTggggctgcaggaggccacCCTGAGAGCGCCGCCGCAGCAGCGCTGA
- the LOC130538129 gene encoding dual specificity protein phosphatase 13-like encodes MRQPDPERTAPAGTVMSAQKDRKRKEYLTVKDLQKLLDSCKLHLHEVDEVWPKIYIGNAAVAHNKAALKKLGITHVLNAAHAKRGSVGSQNFYGSSIVYCGIPADDSTHFDLDVYFQPAADFIHKALKSPDGRVLVHCIMGMSRSSTLVLAYLMIYRHLTLKRALKELIQKRAIYPNRNFLALLLDLDLQLTRKKKTCQIL; translated from the exons ATGCGTCAGCCTGATCCGGAGCGCACGGCTCCGGCTGGCACGGTCATGTCAGCGcagaaggacaggaagaggaaagaataTCTGACGGTGAAGGacctgcagaagctgctggactCGTGCAAGCTGCACCTCCACGAAGTGGACGAAGTCTGGCCCAAAATCTACATCGGAAACGC GGCCGTGGCGCACAACAAGGCCGCCTTGAAGAAACTGGGAATTACTCACGTCTTAAACGCCGCGCACGCCAAACGGGGCAGCGTGGGGAGCCAAAACTTCTACGGCAGCAGCATCGTGTACTGCGGAATCCCCGCGGACGACTCCACGCACTTCGACCTGGACGTTTACTTCCAGCCCGCAGCGGATTTCATCCACAAGGCGCTCAAATCCCCAGACG GGAGAGTTCTGGTGCACTGCATCATGGGAATGAGCCGCTCCTCCACTTTGGTGCTGGCGTACCTCATGATCTACCGCCACCTCACGCTCAAACGGGCTTTGAAGGAGCTGATCCAGAAGAGAGCCATCTACCCCAACAGGAATTTCCTGGCTTTGCTGCTGGATCTGGACCTTCAGCtgaccaggaagaagaaaacgtgCCAGATCCTGTGA
- the LOC130537906 gene encoding dual specificity protein phosphatase 13-like isoform X1, whose product MSTEPVKKTLQDRGPVWSVKELVTVLYGGKRFGNHVDEVWPNLFLGDMSVANDRYSLWKLGISHVVNAAHGSPHCQGCRDFYGSSVDYYGVPADDSPTFDLSPYFFPSADYIKKALDGAGGKRSTLAHTILKSSLVLLSVTLSSGAARVFVHCAVGVSRSAAVVLAYLMIHQRLGLLEAILKVKEHRWIFPNRGFLKQLRALDVGLQEATLRAPPQQR is encoded by the exons ATGAGCACAGAACCAGTTAAGAAGACTCTCCAGGACAGGGGTCCAGTTTGGAGTGTAAAAGAGCTGGTAACTGTTTTGTATGGCGGTAAACGGTTTGGTAACCACGTGGACGAAGTCTGGCCCAACCTGTTCCTCGGTGACAT GTCCGTGGCCAACGACCGCTACAGCCTATGGAAACTGGGAATCAGCCATGTCGTGAACGCGGCTCACGGGAGCCCACATTGTCAGGGCTGTCGTGACTTCTACGGCTCCTCTGTGGACTACTACGGCGTGCCAGCTGATGATtcgccgacctttgacctttctccCTATTTCTTCCCCTCCGCTGACTATATTAAGAAGGCGCTCGACGGCGCGGGCGGTAAGCGCTCCACTCTCGCTCACACCATTTTAAAATCATCACTTGTGCTCCTTTCTGTCACTCTTTCGTCCGGAGCAGCTCGGGTCTTTGTCCACTGTGCTGTCGGGGTGAGCAGGTCGGCCGCCGTCGTCCTGGCCTACCTGATGATCCACCAGCGCCTCGGCCTGCTGGAGGCCATCCTCAAGGTCAAAGAGCACCGCTGGATCTTCCCAAACAGGGGCTTCTTGAAACAGCTGCGAGCTCTGGACGTggggctgcaggaggccacCCTGAGAGCGCCGCCGCAGCAGCGCTGA
- the LOC130537254 gene encoding sphingomyelin synthase-related protein 1-like: MTHLSVRRWTPKHVAKWLKEEGFCDYVDLLCNKHRLDGTSLLALSEYDLRSPPLELKVLGDIKRLMVSIRKLQKQNIDLLEELGLPFDGHSPTGSGSGLEWLCNGDSGRDCDSTDTAPVGEEYHQYTNGKYKQQTRRLDPEYWKTVLSSVYVVFVFGFTSFVMVIVHERVPDMRTYPPLPDIFLDSVPRIPWAFAMAEACGVILCNIWLLVLLLHKHRSILLRRMCSLMGTVFMLRCVTMFVTSLSVPGQHLQCSGKIYGDMWAKLQRAVAIWSGFGMSLTGVHTCGDYMFSGHTVVLTMLNFFVTEYTPRSWNFIHTLSWVLNLFGIFFILAAHEHYSIDVFIAFYITTRLFLYYHTLANTRAYQQSRRARIWFPMFSFFECNVNGPVPNEYGWPFSRPAVMRRLIG; this comes from the exons ATGACACACCTAAGCGTCCGTCGCTGGACTCCCAAACACGTCGCTAAGTGGCTGAaggaagagggcttttgtgatTACGTGGACCTGCTGTGCAACAAACACAGACTGGATGGCACCAGTCTGCTCGCCCTCAGCGAGTACGACCTCCGCTCGCCGCCGCTGGAGCTCAAGGTGCTCGGGGACATTAAACGTCTCATGGTGTCCATCCGCAAACTCCAGAAACAGAACAtagacctgctggaggagctgggtcTCCCCTTTGACGGCCACTCCCCTACGGGTTCTGGAAGCGGCCTTGAATGGTTGTGCAACGGAGACTCGGGCCGAGACTGCGACAGCACCGACACGGCGCCCGTGGGAGAGGAGTATCACCAGTACACCAACGGGAAGTACAAGCAGCAGACGAGGCGGTTGGATCCAGAGTACTGGAAGACGGTTCTGAGCTCCGTCTACGTGGTGTTTGTGTTCGGCTTCACTTCCTTCGTCATGGTCATTGTGCACGAGAGGGTGCCAGACATGCGCACGTACCCTCCGCTGCCTGATATCTTCCTCGACAG TGTGCCTAGAATACCGTGGGCCTTCGCCATGGCTGAAGCCTGCGGCGTGATCCTTTGTAACATCTGGttgctggtcctgctgctccatAAACACAG GTCCATCCTCTTGCGGCGGATGTGCAGCCTTATGGGGACCGTGTTCATGCTGCGCTGTGTCACCATGTTTGTCACCTCCCTGTCGGTGCCGGGACAGCACCTGCAGTGCTCGGGAAAG atCTACGGCGACATGTGGGCCAAACTGCAGCGAGCCGTCGCCATCTGGAGCGGTTTTGGGATGAGCCTGACGGGAGTGCACACGTGCGGCGACTACATGTTCAGCGGTCACACGGTGGTCCTCACCATGCTCAACTTCTTCGTCACAGAGT ACACTCCACGCAGCTGGAACTTCATCCACACTCTATCCTGGGTCCTGAATCTCTTTGGCATCTTCTTCATCCTAGCTGCGCACGAGCACTACTCCATTGACGTGTTCATAGCGTTCTACATTACCACCAGACTTTTCCTGTATTACCACACCCTGGCCAACACCCGGGCATACCAACAGAGTCGACGAGCACGCATCTGGTTCCCGATGTTCTCTTTCTTTGAGTGCAACGTTAATGGACCGGTTCCCAACGAATACGGATGGCCCTTCTCTAGACCCGCTGTGATGAGGAGGCTGATTGGGTAA